A single region of the Fodinicurvata sp. EGI_FJ10296 genome encodes:
- a CDS encoding S8 family serine peptidase → MKPHLRASLIGFLVIGATGPASGTEGLPPGADPDVDSGTVSEFDGNYGLGAIGADKALELGYTGRGITVGIIDSGIDIRPDGTSHLAFGDRIDDRSHSYLYWFDPSGLSEAQPDGEIDNAFDQGNATQDLQGHGSHVVGIIGSGRDGQQMHGVAPSSTLLAIKAIGQNGETAAGSPVQYGEVCGPEAIRTNSVETCDLIEPGVSPIVAAFRYMADQDDVGVINGSFGPGASGTGQRTWSLELSGDFFDTRIEAASVAQALNAGQIVVMAAGNTRIDHPFLAENPVGIGLMPFIRPENADATNASGARIYDDHGMDADFSFLSDEALSAAEARDGRARGRLVVVVALDARNQLATYSNKCGVAQDWCLSAPGGDQPGLTFDQPGVGDRGILSTIPGNRSAYMSGTSMAAPHVTGAVAVLLEAYPGFASSEVVGLMFRTAQDLGAPGVDPVFGWGLLRLDRALAGPVGMDTRDTGTALFSTDSGDREWGFAFTSRGGFEKSGTGLLDIRAPVTFDRASRVLDGPLAVNGTLTVPTLTVGHAGSLGGTGMIVSDVGIDGSLTPGNSPGTLTIAGDVAIGPGAVVDIEIDGPQTGSGAGSYDRLIVLGDGSVFTAGGTLAPVFRGISGPADNSFVPRLGQVFDIVVVPEGAVSGSFSRLDQPDAGLPTGTRMDVLYQDRAVGVAATPRQYADLGALGIPLTHNGRSLAGAIDTIRPEPGQRPDGGLNDTFNALYRADRTALSRDFDTLTGRIHADMARATLRSIGRFSDVLATRQTGGMAGVGSRMTEDGYGSGQLWVTGYGRRGRSEDGSDDTTVSVNDRAAGFAVGLERQFGEATAGAAIAHDAVALDAGRHGNGDIAGYHGGLYLTVPTDFIDIAVRGGATYGDLGTDRQTVLGAYQATASSESHGLGQFADTTVSRTFSTPAADITPSLSIGYRHFARGSSHETGSAFSLSADAQAADRLSTEIGATVTRTFAVSSATAVTPTLSLGWRHDIKQPSRQADLGLAGAPFSVVGADHGRDALIAGIDVQADAGNAWMFGASLDAELRENYAAYGASARMVMRF, encoded by the coding sequence ATGAAACCACACCTCCGCGCCAGTCTCATCGGTTTCCTCGTTATCGGTGCAACCGGGCCTGCGTCGGGCACGGAAGGCCTCCCGCCCGGCGCCGATCCCGATGTCGATTCCGGGACGGTCAGCGAGTTCGACGGCAATTACGGCCTCGGTGCGATCGGCGCGGACAAGGCGCTCGAACTGGGATATACGGGGCGCGGGATCACCGTCGGCATCATCGATTCCGGGATCGATATCCGGCCCGATGGCACGTCCCATCTTGCCTTTGGCGATCGGATCGACGACCGGTCCCACAGCTATCTGTACTGGTTCGATCCCAGCGGTTTGAGCGAGGCGCAGCCCGACGGCGAAATCGACAACGCCTTCGATCAGGGCAATGCGACACAGGATCTGCAAGGGCATGGCAGCCACGTCGTCGGCATCATCGGATCGGGGCGGGACGGCCAGCAAATGCACGGCGTGGCACCATCGTCGACCTTGCTGGCCATCAAGGCGATCGGCCAGAATGGCGAGACGGCGGCGGGATCGCCCGTGCAGTATGGCGAAGTCTGCGGCCCCGAGGCGATCCGCACCAACTCCGTCGAGACCTGCGATCTGATCGAGCCGGGCGTCTCTCCGATCGTCGCGGCCTTTCGTTACATGGCCGATCAGGACGATGTCGGGGTCATCAACGGCAGTTTCGGGCCCGGCGCCTCTGGCACTGGCCAGCGCACCTGGAGCCTGGAGCTTTCCGGCGACTTTTTCGATACCCGAATCGAGGCCGCTTCGGTGGCCCAGGCGCTGAACGCCGGTCAGATCGTGGTGATGGCAGCGGGAAACACGCGCATCGATCATCCGTTCCTGGCGGAAAATCCGGTCGGCATCGGGCTGATGCCGTTCATCCGCCCGGAGAATGCAGACGCGACCAACGCCAGCGGCGCCCGGATTTATGACGATCACGGCATGGATGCCGATTTTTCGTTTTTGTCGGACGAGGCCCTGTCAGCGGCCGAAGCCCGGGATGGCCGGGCGCGCGGTCGATTGGTCGTCGTCGTGGCGCTCGATGCCCGAAACCAACTGGCTACCTATTCCAATAAATGCGGCGTCGCGCAGGACTGGTGCCTGTCCGCGCCCGGCGGCGATCAGCCCGGCTTGACTTTTGACCAGCCCGGGGTTGGCGACCGCGGCATACTCTCTACTATCCCCGGCAACAGGTCGGCTTACATGAGCGGCACGTCCATGGCCGCGCCGCATGTAACCGGCGCCGTCGCAGTGCTGCTGGAAGCCTATCCCGGATTTGCCTCATCGGAAGTCGTCGGTCTGATGTTCCGGACGGCCCAGGATCTGGGCGCGCCCGGCGTCGATCCAGTATTCGGATGGGGCCTGCTGCGCCTGGACCGGGCGCTGGCCGGACCGGTCGGCATGGATACGCGCGATACCGGGACGGCATTGTTCTCGACCGACAGCGGCGACCGGGAATGGGGCTTTGCCTTTACCAGCCGTGGCGGCTTCGAGAAAAGCGGTACCGGCCTGCTCGACATCCGCGCGCCGGTGACCTTTGACCGGGCCAGCCGGGTTCTTGATGGCCCGCTGGCGGTCAACGGCACGCTGACCGTGCCGACGTTGACCGTCGGACACGCCGGAAGCCTGGGCGGCACCGGCATGATCGTCAGCGATGTCGGCATCGACGGTTCGCTGACACCCGGCAATTCGCCGGGAACCCTGACAATTGCCGGCGATGTCGCGATCGGTCCTGGCGCGGTTGTCGATATCGAGATCGACGGGCCGCAGACCGGCAGCGGTGCCGGATCGTATGATCGGCTGATCGTCCTTGGCGACGGGTCGGTCTTCACCGCCGGCGGCACCCTGGCGCCGGTGTTCCGTGGCATTTCCGGCCCCGCCGACAACAGCTTCGTTCCCCGGCTTGGGCAGGTCTTCGACATCGTCGTCGTGCCCGAGGGCGCGGTTTCGGGCAGCTTTTCCCGCCTGGATCAGCCGGACGCCGGGTTGCCCACCGGCACGCGCATGGATGTGCTGTATCAGGATCGCGCGGTTGGCGTGGCGGCAACGCCCCGGCAGTATGCAGATCTCGGCGCACTGGGCATTCCCCTCACCCATAACGGCCGGTCCCTGGCCGGCGCGATCGATACCATCCGGCCCGAGCCGGGCCAACGGCCCGACGGCGGCCTGAACGACACCTTCAACGCCCTTTATCGCGCCGACCGGACCGCGCTGAGCCGAGATTTCGACACGCTGACCGGCCGCATCCATGCCGATATGGCCCGCGCCACACTGCGGTCGATCGGGCGGTTCAGCGACGTCCTCGCCACCCGCCAAACTGGCGGCATGGCGGGCGTCGGATCGCGCATGACCGAAGACGGATATGGCAGCGGGCAACTCTGGGTCACCGGGTATGGCAGGCGCGGCCGGTCGGAAGACGGGTCGGACGACACAACGGTCAGCGTAAACGACAGGGCCGCAGGTTTTGCCGTCGGGCTGGAAAGGCAGTTCGGCGAGGCGACCGCCGGTGCCGCCATCGCCCATGACGCCGTCGCGCTGGATGCCGGCCGCCACGGCAACGGCGACATTGCCGGCTATCACGGCGGCCTCTATCTGACGGTGCCCACCGATTTCATCGACATCGCCGTGCGGGGCGGTGCCACTTATGGCGATCTCGGCACTGACCGGCAGACGGTGCTGGGCGCCTATCAAGCGACCGCTTCCTCGGAAAGTCACGGGTTAGGCCAGTTTGCCGACACGACCGTGTCGCGAACTTTTTCGACGCCAGCGGCCGACATCACGCCATCGTTGTCGATCGGCTATCGGCATTTCGCGCGCGGTTCGTCTCACGAAACCGGCAGCGCCTTCTCCCTCAGCGCCGACGCTCAGGCCGCCGATCGGCTGAGCACCGAAATCGGGGCGACGGTGACAAGGACATTCGCAGTGTCATCTGCCACGGCGGTGACCCCGACCCTGTCGCTCGGCTGGCGTCACGATATCAAGCAACCGTCGCGGCAGGCCGATCTGGGATTGGCCGGCGCCCCGTTCTCCGTCGTCGGCGCCGACCATGGCCGCGATGCGTTGATCGCCGGCATCGACGTGCAGGCCGACGCTGGCAATGCCTGGATGTTCGGCGCCTCGCTCGACGCCGAACTGCGGGAGAATTATGCCGCCTATGGCGCTTCGGCCCGGATGGTCATGCGGTTCTGA
- a CDS encoding 3'-5' exonuclease, with translation MSFEEMAAALEESGAYRVLRRLDPQGAIADPSHYAGVPPGDLRNGLYLDLETTGLDSARDEIIEFAMVPFTYTIDGRITSIGEPFDRLREPSCPIPPEITALTGITDEMVRGQTITRDEIAAVAAPAHLVIAHNAAFDRPFAEKFCDVFTTKPWACSMAQIPWAEEGFEGTKLGYLVNHAGFFFDAHRAGDDCLAALTLLGRTLPKSGRTALERLLENARQPICRIWAVNSPFDFKDQLKARGYRWNADPSHKPRSWYRDVTAEALEAELAFLQKEIYQYDADIPVDRIAATDRFSNRIF, from the coding sequence ATGAGTTTTGAGGAAATGGCGGCCGCTCTGGAAGAAAGCGGCGCCTATCGCGTGCTGCGCCGGCTCGACCCGCAAGGAGCAATCGCCGACCCATCGCATTATGCTGGTGTGCCGCCGGGCGATCTGCGTAACGGCCTCTATCTGGATCTGGAAACCACCGGCCTGGATTCGGCGCGCGACGAGATCATCGAATTCGCCATGGTGCCGTTCACCTATACGATCGACGGCCGGATCACGTCGATCGGCGAGCCGTTCGACCGGCTGCGCGAGCCCTCGTGTCCGATCCCGCCGGAGATCACGGCGCTGACTGGCATCACCGACGAAATGGTGCGCGGCCAGACCATCACGCGCGACGAGATCGCCGCCGTCGCGGCCCCGGCCCATCTGGTCATCGCCCACAACGCCGCCTTTGACCGGCCCTTCGCAGAGAAATTCTGCGACGTCTTCACGACCAAGCCCTGGGCCTGTTCCATGGCGCAGATCCCGTGGGCGGAAGAAGGTTTCGAGGGCACGAAGCTGGGCTATCTGGTCAATCACGCCGGCTTCTTTTTCGATGCTCACCGGGCGGGCGACGACTGTCTGGCCGCGCTGACGCTGCTGGGCCGGACTCTGCCGAAATCGGGCCGCACCGCCCTTGAACGGCTGCTGGAAAACGCCCGGCAACCGATATGCCGGATCTGGGCAGTCAACAGCCCCTTCGATTTCAAGGACCAGCTAAAGGCGCGCGGCTACCGCTGGAACGCCGATCCCAGCCACAAGCCGCGCTCGTGGTATCGCGACGTGACGGCAGAGGCACTGGAGGCGGAACTGGCTTTCCTGCAGAAAGAAATTTACCAGTACGATGCCGACATTCCGGTGGATCGCATCGCCGCGACCGATCGCTTTTCCAACCGGATCTTCTGA